Part of the Sulfobacillus acidophilus DSM 10332 genome, GGCGCGCCGTCGGCGGCAGCCTACGAGGCCGTGAATCTGACGTCGGGGTGGACTCTTGTGAATCCCGAACAAGTGGCCCCAATGAAGGGCTATCGCGGGTTGGGCTTGCCGTCGCGCATCTTGGGCTTGCCGGCCTCCGACGATTTTCCGGTCACGATTCCCTAACCTCAACGCCAGTGTCGCCCATATGGACGGTTTCACCATGGGGCGGACGGATGATTCCGACGTCGCCCCATGCACAGGCCATGAGCCGATGAACAACTCGCTGGTCCGTTCGTTAATTTATCCGGTGCCGGATCCGGCATTGCCTTTTTGCGCGTCCATTTTACCCGCCAACTCACCGGGGAGGTGCTGATCGGGTCCAATGCCGTCTTGGTTTGGGCACGGGAGCAGTATCAACGGCGTGCTTTTCAGGTCCGTGACGCTTGGGATGTGCTCACCTATCCCGGGTTTTGGCGGATGGTCCGACGGTATGGGGCTGCCGGCTTGGCCGAACTTTACCGCAGCCTCTGGGTGCCAGCCTATTTGGCCTTGAGCCGGCGCTAT contains:
- a CDS encoding hydroxyglutarate oxidase (KEGG: svi:Svir_21030 hydroxyglutarate oxidase~SPTR: Predicted dehydrogenase); translation: MRVHFTRQLTGEVLIGSNAVLVWAREQYQRRAFQVRDAWDVLTYPGFWRMVRRYGAAGLAELYRSLWVPAYLALSRRYVPDLAAADIVLGPVGIRAQTVDGAGRLSDDLPCTLWTM